Within Zootoca vivipara chromosome 17, rZooViv1.1, whole genome shotgun sequence, the genomic segment AAGTGGAAACTGTATTCCTGTATGCGAGGAGCGGCATCCTGGAGAGTCTCCTCCTGGGTGCCCAATTAACTTTGGTATGTATCCGGTCTCCTGATACAGTGCTGCTGGCTTCTGCTTTACTGGCGGCCTAGTGGGAGGCTGGGTGAACAGATAAACCCACCCCCAAGCCCCAAACCCGAGTACTCAGAAGGGTATTTGAAATGGAGAGACTGCACAGTCTTTTGAGGATTTTGAGAAGCAATGACTTCCGAGAATGGTTTGACTAAGAGGCGAATTAAGTGAGTCAATCGGTTCCTTTCACTGTGTCACTTCAGATTGAACTGATTAGGGCTGggatattaaaaaacaacaagaaaaggcAAACAACACCTGGGCATAAACTAGAGACTTTTACACATGTATAAATGTCCACAGGATTGATGATCAGGCTGGACTGCCACTGCTCCACCACACATCAGGATTATATCTCACATGAAAATGTAAAGGTGGTCTCTCTCTCCGAGTGTTGGCACTCTCCGAGTGTTGGCACTCTCCGACGGCTGGCACTAACCGACGGCTGAGCTGCTGCGGATGCCCCGTCGGAGGCGCGTCGCCGGCTTGAAAGGGGAGCGGAGAGCGCACGGAGTCGGCGGGAGGCTTTTCACGGCGCCAGCCAGGGTAGGCTGGGACCCGGACTCCGGCGGTACCGGTAGGAGGGGAGGGCTTGCCACTCGCCTGCCGCGGGCGACCAGCGAGCTGCCTGGAGGAGCCCCTACCGCTGCTGCCGGTCGCTCTCCAGCGCCCGCCCGTCACTTTGCTAAGTAATAATTTCCCTGTCCAATTCCATTCCTTTTCTAGTTCTGAAATCTCGAAGCCATCAGCAAGGAGGATAGTTCACATGAAAACTAATTACACAAAATCAATATTTAATCACAGCCCGGCATCCTGATCCTGcagaaaaatcctttaaaaactcTCCTGCCATATACAAAGACTTCTTCGGGGCCGCTTATTTATAGATCTCATTGGGGAGGCGGGGGAAGCGCCCGCGgtgtattttaaagggggggggggagcgcgcgAAAGTCTCGGAGTGGGGAGGTGGTGGACGCCAAGCGGCTCTGAGAAGGCTTGAGGGGCGGCAGCGGGCTCCCCCCCCTGAGAAGGCTTGAGGGGCGGCAGCGGGCTCCCCCTCGGGACCCCGAGTCAGGCCCCAAAGGAAAAGACCGCGCTTTTGTTTCtgcttggggggcggggcgggtgtgtgtgtaaacaagtTGTTTGCCCCAGTTGTTTGTCGCCGTCTGCTTCGGGCTTTCCCGCACGGCCAGAGCGGACTTTTCGTGGGACAGTCGAGGAGAGGACGGGGACGGGATATAAATTTGTAATGGCCGGATAGATTTCAGCCCCCGTGGAGGTCGGCGGGCGAGGCGTGTTCGCACCCAGATGATGGGGATAAATATTTCATAAAGAGCGGCGCAGATATTAAATGACACCCTATTGATTCGGGGATGCCAGGCCCATTCATTCCCCCGCCGGCGCACTAATTGCTCTCTTAAGGAGGCGCCGCAGCGGCAGGGCGGCGGGCGGCCTCCATCGTTTCCCCGGCTCCGGCGCAACCAGGCAGCGAAGTCCGCCGGCTGCCGGCAGCAGGCTTCCCCTTTCGCCAGCAAACGCTGGAGATGACACCCGGCGCCTCGCGATGGGACGCGGATCCGTTTGGAGGGCGGGGGCGACACCGTGCACGAGTGGCAGCAGGGACAAGCAGTGCCCCCCGGCCGCGCTCCTCCCGCTGGTCAGGGCTGAGTCCCTCCGTCGTCGCGAGCAGCTTCGCCGAGTGCGCGTTCGGGAGAGCCACCTTAAGGAGGAGCCCCGCCCCGCCGGAGCGCTCATTGGCGCAGCCCTAATGGCTGGAATGGATTGCTGAAATGCAAAACTTGTTGCTGTTTCTTGTGCGCGGCgtgagagcgagcgagcgagcgagcgcaaaagcggcaggcaggcgggcgggcgggcgggcgagcgCCTCGCAGCAGCAACGCCGCGCGGCAGCCGAGGACAACGAGCCCGCGAACCTCAGCTTCTTGCGGGGCTCGGGGTCCAGTTGTCGGCTGGCCATGAGGCGGAGCCCGCCTCCCTGCGAGCCGAGTCCATGAGCGGCGGGCCGCCGAGGGAGCTTCGGGCGCGCCTCGCCCGCGGCCGCTCCAGCGCCGGGCAGCAACTTTCCCGCAAGATGTGAGCCGGGCGCGCGGGGTGTCCTCCCTCCTTGCGTCGCTGCAGCAGCCGGCTGGCCGCCCGTCATGTCCCCCCAGTGACGGATTGACCCGGCCGGCCAGGGAACGAGGAAaggagcgggcggcggcgggatgtTCGGGCTGGAGCAGTTCGAGCCGCAGGGTAGCGGCAGGAGCGGcgagcgcggcggcggcggcggcggcggcttcggcCCGAGCATGGGCTCGCACTTCAAGCCGTCCCCTTTCCACGGCGGGACCCCCGGAGGCGAGTCGGGGACCCTGGGCGCCCTGAGCGAGCCCTCCTCGGCCATGCTGGCCATGAACTTGAACTTGCCCGGGGAGGCGTACGGCTTCCACGCCTCACGCGGGGGCCACGCGGAACTGCAGCAGGCCCAGCCTGTCCACGGGttcttcggcagccagcagcctTCGCACGGCGCccaccagccgccgccgccgcacttCGGAAGCGGGGGCTTCGGGTCCGAGCCGAGCGCCTCCTGCCTTCACGGCGGCCGGCTCCTCAGCTACCCAGGCGGCCAGCAAACCTTCGCTGCTGACGGTTACGAACAGCATCTGGCTGAGGGCCAGGCAGGCGGGGACGGCTTCGGGCAGCAGAGGGCAGGTCCCCTCCAGGACTTCCAGCCGCAACAGCAGCACCATAATCCAGGCGTGCCGGCCCCCTGCCTCCCGCTGGATCAGTCGCCCAACCGCGCGGCCTCCTTCCACGGCCTGCCAGGGGCCGCCACCTCGGAGCCGCACGGCCTCGACTCGCAAAGGCGCCTCCCCAGCCAAGGAGCGGCCGCGGTGGAGTCCCTGGAGTACAGTTACCCGAGCAGCGAGAGTCATTTCGACCTGCCCGTCTTCTCGCCGTCGGAGGCCGACGGGCAACTGCCCCACTACGGGGCCAGTAGGCAGCAAGTGCCACCAGGCGGGGGGAACTTTCCCGGGCCCTCCTCTGCCTTGCCCCGAGGGCCCGGCGGCCTAGGCAAGGTGcatccccagcagcagcagcagcagcacggcgGCGGGGGCGGCGTGTTTTTCGAGAGATTTGGGAGCGCTCGCAAGATGTCGGTGGGCCTGGAGCCGAGCCTGGGCGCCGGCAGGCACCCTTTAATGCAGCAGcaccagccgccgccgccgccgccgggggtCCTGCTGGCCAGACAGAACTCGTGCCCGCCGGCTCTGCCCCGGCAGCAGCCCTGCCCCGAGGGCAACGCGGCCAACCCGGGCCTTCAGGACGGCGGCCCGCTCCTACAAGGCCAGCACGCGCAGTTCGAGTACCCCATCCACCGGCTGGAGAACAGGAGCCTGCAGCATCCTTACGGGCCGGGCGAGCCGGTCTTTAGCGTTCACCACCACCCGCCGGCTCAGCAGCCTCCCAACCAGCGGCTGCAACACTTCGACGCCCCTGCATACATGAACGTGGCCAAACGGCCCCGCTTCGACTCCtggagcggcggcagcggcggcgcggGCATGCACAGCGCCAGCCTGGACAGTCACCTCTCGCCCTCGGCTGCCTACCCGGGTCTGCCGGGAGACTTCACGCCGCCGGGGCCCGAGAGCTTCCCGCCGCCGGGCGCTGACCACCAGGcggctctgcagcagcagcagcagcagcagcgccagaaCGCCGCCCTGATGATCAAGCAGATGGCGGCCTCtcgcagccagcagcagcagcagcagcagcagcagcgcctccgCCAGCCCAGCCTGCAGCAGCTGAGCCATCACCACCCGggtcaccatcaccaccacccggGCCACCACCACGGCGAGCCCGCCTTCGAGGCGCAGGAGGGGGCCTGGTTCCCGGCGCCGCATCCTCCCTCGGCTGCGCCGGGCGCTGGGGAGTTGCTCTTCCGGCCAGGCGTGGGCGGCATGCCGGGCTTGCAGGAGCCGCCGGCGCCGCTGCGGATTCCGCCGGGGGGCGAAAGACACGTGCCCTCGCCGGGCAGCCTGCACGGCCAATTCGGCCTGAGTCCGCCCTTGGAGCGCAGCAGGCCGGGCCCGCCGGACTTCGCGGCCCAGCAGGGCTTCCCCTTCGGCGCCTCCAGCCGCCAGGCCACTCCGCACAGCGCCTCGCCCGCCTCCTACGGGCCCCCGACGGACTTCCAGCCCTCTGGGCCGCCGCCTCAGCCGCCCCGGCCGCCGCAGTCCAGCAACAAGCTGGGCGCGTTGTCTCTCGGCTCCTTCTCGAAAGGGAGCGTGGTGGGCGGGGTGGCGGGGCCTCCCGGTAGCGGCGCCAGCAGCAGCGGGGCCCCGGGCCCCAAGGAGAGCAGCGGTCTCTTCGGGCAGAGCTGCCTGGCGGCCCTCTCGACGGCGTGCCAGAACATGATCGCCAGCCTGGGCGCGCCCAACCTCAACGTCACCTTCGGCAAGAAGGGCGCTCCGGCTGCAGTGAGCGGAGGCGTCGGGGCCGGGAGCGAAGGCCCCAAGCGTAGCAAGCTCGGCCCGGCCGAGCCTCCCGAGCCAGGCAGCGGCGGACCTCAGCCGCCCGCTGCGGCCCCGCCGGCCCCGGGCGAGAGCGGCCTGTCCCCCAATTACTCGCCCGGCCCGGGCCCCGACGCCAAGGCAGGAGGCGTGCGGGGTCGGGGGCGCAGGAAACGGGACAGCGGGCATGTCAGCCCAGCCGCcggagcgggcggcggcggcggcttttTTGACAAGTACGGCCCCCCGGCCGGGGTGGAAGGCGGTAGTCCCGGGCAGGGGACAGAAAGGGGAGGCGGCACTCCGCAACTCCACGAGCCCCACAAGGCACTGAGCTCGCCCCCTTCGGCTTGGGCcaagggaggcggcggcgacctcctcctcccgctgccgccgcccccgCCGCCTCTTTCCGAGCAGCCCGAGCTGCTGCCCTCCCTGGAGAAGGCGGATTCCTGCTCGCCCCGCGGCGCAGGTGACTTCCCCGACGAGGCCGGCAACGAGGACGAGGTGTCGTCGAGTTCCGACAACCAGCTGGCCAAGGGCTGCCCGGCGGGGCGCAGTCCGGTGCAGCCCCGTCCGGGGGACCACGCACTACTGAACGGACAGAAGGCCTCCCTGGCCCAGCTCAGCCTCCACGCCGGCGGAGGCAGCAACTCTACCTCCAGCCCCGACAGCTACGGCGGCGGCCCCCCCACCAGCGCCGGCGGCCCGGTCCAGGACGAGATCCACCCGCTGGAGATCCTGCAGGCGCAGATCCAGCTGCAGCGGCAGCAGTTCAGCATCTCCGAGGACCAGCCTCTGGGCCTCAAGAGCGCCAAGAAGCCCCCCGACGGCCCCGCCGGAGCTGGAGGCGGCAGCACCCAGAACGGCGACAGCGCCGAGCTGAGCAgctgctgcgccgccgccgccgagagCGGCAAGGGAGCCATGAGCACCATCGACCTGGACTCGCTGATGGCCGAGCACTCGGCCGCCTGGTACCTGCCCAGCGACAAGGCCCTCCTGGAGGGGCAGGACGACGACGACAAGGCCCTGGCGCCCTGGGAGAAAGCCAAGTCGCTCAACCCCAGCAAAGAAGGTACGGGGGCGCGCGGAAGAGGgggcggcggggagggggggaagcggcGCTGGTCCGGCCGACCTGGGTTGCTTCTCggggctccccttccttcctcctgctcACAGAAGCACAACCTGGTGG encodes:
- the MN1 gene encoding transcriptional activator MN1 produces the protein MFGLEQFEPQGSGRSGERGGGGGGGFGPSMGSHFKPSPFHGGTPGGESGTLGALSEPSSAMLAMNLNLPGEAYGFHASRGGHAELQQAQPVHGFFGSQQPSHGAHQPPPPHFGSGGFGSEPSASCLHGGRLLSYPGGQQTFAADGYEQHLAEGQAGGDGFGQQRAGPLQDFQPQQQHHNPGVPAPCLPLDQSPNRAASFHGLPGAATSEPHGLDSQRRLPSQGAAAVESLEYSYPSSESHFDLPVFSPSEADGQLPHYGASRQQVPPGGGNFPGPSSALPRGPGGLGKVHPQQQQQQHGGGGGVFFERFGSARKMSVGLEPSLGAGRHPLMQQHQPPPPPPGVLLARQNSCPPALPRQQPCPEGNAANPGLQDGGPLLQGQHAQFEYPIHRLENRSLQHPYGPGEPVFSVHHHPPAQQPPNQRLQHFDAPAYMNVAKRPRFDSWSGGSGGAGMHSASLDSHLSPSAAYPGLPGDFTPPGPESFPPPGADHQAALQQQQQQQRQNAALMIKQMAASRSQQQQQQQQQRLRQPSLQQLSHHHPGHHHHHPGHHHGEPAFEAQEGAWFPAPHPPSAAPGAGELLFRPGVGGMPGLQEPPAPLRIPPGGERHVPSPGSLHGQFGLSPPLERSRPGPPDFAAQQGFPFGASSRQATPHSASPASYGPPTDFQPSGPPPQPPRPPQSSNKLGALSLGSFSKGSVVGGVAGPPGSGASSSGAPGPKESSGLFGQSCLAALSTACQNMIASLGAPNLNVTFGKKGAPAAVSGGVGAGSEGPKRSKLGPAEPPEPGSGGPQPPAAAPPAPGESGLSPNYSPGPGPDAKAGGVRGRGRRKRDSGHVSPAAGAGGGGGFFDKYGPPAGVEGGSPGQGTERGGGTPQLHEPHKALSSPPSAWAKGGGGDLLLPLPPPPPPLSEQPELLPSLEKADSCSPRGAGDFPDEAGNEDEVSSSSDNQLAKGCPAGRSPVQPRPGDHALLNGQKASLAQLSLHAGGGSNSTSSPDSYGGGPPTSAGGPVQDEIHPLEILQAQIQLQRQQFSISEDQPLGLKSAKKPPDGPAGAGGGSTQNGDSAELSSCCAAAAESGKGAMSTIDLDSLMAEHSAAWYLPSDKALLEGQDDDDKALAPWEKAKSLNPSKEAHDLPSSKTSAAAQSGSHLQCLSVHCTDDMGEAKGRTAVPTWRSLHSDISNRFGTFVAALT